The following proteins are co-located in the Campylobacter concisus genome:
- a CDS encoding response regulator transcription factor — protein sequence MTRILMIEDDMELAEILTEYLENYDIEVVTAEEPYIGLSTLNTSKFDLVILDLTLPGMDGLEVCKEIRKNHNIPIIISSARHDITDKVNALDNGADDYLPKPYDPQELLARIKSHLRRQSITPANEARNLNKDLVLKEFEHEILFKGNVLNLTAAEYDILKYLLLKEGGAVTREELIYNCESINEDSSNKSIDVIIGRIRQKLNENPKEPKYIHAIRGIGYKLVL from the coding sequence ATGACTAGAATTTTAATGATAGAAGATGATATGGAGCTTGCTGAAATTTTAACTGAATATCTAGAAAACTACGATATTGAAGTAGTAACTGCTGAAGAGCCATATATCGGACTATCTACGCTAAATACAAGTAAATTTGACCTAGTGATACTAGATCTTACATTGCCTGGTATGGATGGATTAGAAGTTTGTAAAGAGATCAGGAAAAATCACAATATTCCTATTATCATATCAAGTGCAAGACATGATATAACGGATAAGGTAAATGCTCTTGATAACGGAGCGGATGATTATTTGCCAAAGCCATATGACCCACAAGAGCTTTTGGCTCGTATCAAAAGTCATCTAAGAAGGCAGAGTATCACCCCAGCAAATGAAGCGAGAAATTTAAATAAAGACCTGGTTCTAAAAGAATTTGAACATGAAATTTTATTTAAAGGAAACGTACTAAATTTAACTGCCGCAGAATACGATATCTTAAAATATCTACTTTTAAAAGAGGGCGGAGCGGTTACTAGAGAGGAGCTTATCTATAACTGCGAGAGCATAAACGAGGATAGCTCAAACAAAAGTATTGACGTCATCATCGGCAGAATTCGCCAAAAACTAAATGAAAATCCAAAAGAGCCAAAATACATACACGCTATCCGTGGTATCGGCTATAAATTGGTTCTTTGA
- a CDS encoding Do family serine endopeptidase, producing MKKIVLISLVAASFLVGADIKFNEANSNITRVSPLSDKNSVLSYYDSIAQAKLSVVNISTTKTVNNAGIEQMFNDPFFNEFFGFNFAKPKEKEKTTSLGSGVIISNDGYIVTNNHVIEDSDQIVVTLANGGKEYKAKLIGSDPKTDLAVVKIEANGLNAITFADSSKLLDADVVFAIGNPFGVGESITQGIISGLNKDNIGLNQYENFIQTDASINPGNSGGALVDSRGYLVGINSAILSKSGGNNGIGFAIPSNMVKDIAKKLITDGKIERGFIGVTIANLTDEQKELYTNKEGALISGVEQGMPADEAGLKRGDLVISANDKAIKNANDLKNFIGSLTPNSSVDITYERSNKIMNAKIKLANADHNSKDIAKSIIIEGLSVSNLSDEIRYKYKISPDTQGVLVTDVKSGSKAEDFGFERGDVIVQVGEESIKDLQTFANTIKNTKGKKTLVWINRGGIIQGLVIK from the coding sequence ATGAAAAAGATTGTGCTAATTTCATTAGTAGCAGCTTCTTTTTTAGTGGGGGCTGATATTAAATTTAATGAAGCTAACTCTAATATCACGAGAGTCTCACCACTTAGCGATAAAAATAGCGTACTTTCTTATTATGACTCGATCGCTCAGGCAAAGCTTTCAGTTGTAAATATCTCAACTACAAAAACGGTAAATAATGCTGGCATTGAGCAGATGTTTAACGACCCTTTCTTCAATGAATTTTTTGGATTTAACTTTGCAAAACCAAAAGAAAAAGAAAAAACTACTTCACTTGGCTCTGGTGTTATCATCTCAAATGATGGATATATCGTTACAAATAACCACGTTATAGAAGATAGCGATCAAATAGTCGTAACTCTTGCAAATGGCGGCAAAGAGTATAAAGCCAAACTAATAGGAAGTGATCCAAAAACCGATCTAGCCGTCGTAAAGATAGAAGCAAACGGACTAAATGCGATCACTTTTGCAGACTCATCAAAGCTGCTTGATGCAGACGTCGTATTTGCAATAGGTAATCCATTTGGCGTTGGTGAAAGTATCACTCAAGGTATCATTTCAGGGCTAAATAAAGATAATATCGGGCTTAATCAATATGAAAATTTCATCCAAACAGATGCTTCGATAAACCCAGGAAATTCAGGTGGAGCTTTAGTTGATAGCAGGGGCTATTTGGTTGGAATAAACTCGGCCATACTTTCAAAAAGTGGTGGCAATAACGGCATTGGCTTTGCGATCCCATCAAATATGGTAAAAGATATCGCTAAAAAGCTGATAACTGACGGCAAGATCGAGCGTGGCTTTATCGGCGTTACGATTGCAAATTTAACTGATGAGCAAAAAGAGCTTTACACAAATAAAGAAGGTGCTTTAATAAGTGGCGTAGAGCAAGGCATGCCAGCAGATGAGGCTGGACTAAAAAGAGGCGATTTGGTTATATCAGCTAATGATAAAGCTATCAAAAATGCAAATGATCTTAAAAATTTCATTGGCTCACTAACTCCAAATAGCAGCGTTGATATAACTTACGAGCGATCAAATAAAATAATGAATGCAAAAATCAAGCTTGCAAACGCTGATCACAATTCAAAAGACATAGCAAAAAGCATTATCATCGAAGGACTTAGCGTTAGCAATCTAAGCGATGAGATAAGATATAAATACAAAATCAGTCCAGATACTCAAGGTGTGCTAGTAACTGATGTGAAATCAGGCTCAAAAGCTGAAGACTTTGGCTTTGAAAGAGGCGATGTGATCGTTCAAGTTGGCGAAGAGAGTATAAAAGATCTTCAAACATTTGCAAATACAATCAAAAATACAAAAGGTAAAAAGACACTAGTGTGGATAAATCGCGGTGGTATCATACAAGGCCTTGTTATAAAATAA
- a CDS encoding DnaJ C-terminal domain-containing protein, with protein MSESLYETLGVSKGASSDEIKKAYRKLARKYHPDINKDPGAEDKFKEINAAYEILSDDKKRAQYDQYGDTMFGGQNFHDFASSSADMGDLNEILKNIFSGGFGGGGAKFSSGFGSNFGGFDGFSSGGFDFGGADLDVNAKISIPFDVAVTGGEHKINFNGESIKIKIPSGIEGGEKLRVKGKGKSAGGQKGDLILAISVEPSDEYERVGDDLYKDIEIPLKTMLFGGKVDVHTYKKDVTIKIAENSKTGTKIRLKGYGVQNRKSGIYGDLYLKARVKLPNISELDEGLVKELKEKLPE; from the coding sequence ATGAGTGAAAGCTTATATGAGACTTTAGGGGTTTCAAAGGGTGCCTCAAGTGACGAGATAAAAAAAGCTTATAGAAAACTTGCCAGAAAATATCACCCAGATATCAACAAAGACCCTGGAGCAGAAGATAAATTTAAAGAGATAAATGCTGCTTATGAAATTTTAAGCGACGATAAAAAACGAGCTCAATACGACCAGTACGGCGATACTATGTTTGGCGGTCAAAATTTCCACGACTTTGCTAGTAGTTCAGCCGATATGGGCGATCTAAATGAAATTTTAAAGAATATCTTCTCAGGTGGCTTTGGCGGCGGTGGAGCTAAATTTAGCAGCGGATTTGGTAGTAATTTTGGAGGCTTTGACGGATTTAGTAGTGGTGGATTTGACTTTGGTGGAGCTGATCTAGACGTAAATGCAAAAATTTCTATACCATTTGACGTAGCTGTAACTGGTGGTGAACATAAGATAAATTTTAATGGCGAAAGCATTAAGATAAAAATTCCAAGCGGCATAGAAGGCGGCGAGAAGCTTCGTGTAAAAGGCAAAGGCAAGAGTGCTGGTGGTCAAAAAGGCGACCTCATACTTGCCATTAGCGTTGAGCCAAGCGACGAATATGAAAGAGTCGGAGATGACCTTTATAAAGATATAGAAATTCCACTAAAAACTATGCTTTTTGGCGGAAAAGTCGATGTACATACTTACAAAAAAGATGTCACGATTAAGATCGCTGAGAACTCAAAAACAGGCACAAAGATCCGTTTAAAAGGGTATGGCGTGCAAAACAGAAAGAGCGGAATTTATGGCGATCTTTACTTAAAAGCCAGGGTAAAACTTCCAAATATTAGTGAGCTTGATGAAGGCTTAGTAAAAGAGTTAAAAGAAAAATTACCGGAGTAA
- a CDS encoding heat shock protein transcriptional repressor HspR yields the protein MQNYEEPLFLISVVAKVLSIHPQTLRQYEREGLIEPSRTDGKMRLYSQKDVDRVKTILNLTRELGVNLAGVDVILQLKEKIDDLESTIDELNKKLHEATNQTSTKRSLVKRKSSFDLVFYEGKK from the coding sequence ATGCAAAATTATGAAGAACCACTTTTTTTAATAAGCGTTGTTGCAAAGGTTTTAAGCATACATCCACAAACTTTAAGACAGTATGAAAGAGAGGGACTTATCGAGCCATCAAGAACAGATGGCAAGATGAGGCTCTACTCACAAAAAGATGTTGATCGCGTAAAAACTATACTAAATTTAACCCGCGAACTAGGTGTAAATTTAGCCGGCGTTGATGTGATACTTCAGTTGAAAGAAAAAATTGACGATTTAGAATCAACTATTGATGAGCTAAATAAAAAATTGCACGAAGCTACCAACCAAACTAGCACAAAAAGATCGCTTGTAAAAAGAAAAAGTAGCTTTGATCTTGTATTTTACGAAGGCAAAAAATAA
- a CDS encoding cation:proton antiporter, protein MEQILEGFLLVAAISVALNVIFKKFQIPTIIGYIVTGTLISEFFNLKSNDEISHIAEFGIAFLMFTIGLEFSFKHLMGMKKEVFLNGGLQVCLSGFIMGVMLYYALHLKDETALIAGLALALSSTAIVLKTLNDSGDVSKIYGRKALGILLFQDIAVIPILLMIDMFSSQDASINELLLKTFTSAIILIVVLFLLGKYVINWIFYKVIQTNSQEVFIATILFMVVGSSTLAHFFGFSYSLGAFLAGMMMAETQYKHQIEVDLIPFRDLLLGLFFITVGMQINFAVVISNIWLVLGLVFSVMVIKAVVVFAILSIYLKRRVAAKTALSVCQIGEFALAVFGLMTTRNLLDIQTAQIFIAASVVSMFATPFILKKLDAIADLIEREIVVEPNETLKPQKIKNHIVVFGYERLGQEVVLRLKETKLLYLVLDNDISLVELGRSRGENVFLGNVLQSHTLENACLSDAAAVIITVNNEQRVELIAQKIKDYGVNTQTIIKINGEGNKDIFGELGKNFHLINEERVMAKTLVHEALQCKIDHDIRA, encoded by the coding sequence ATGGAACAAATTTTAGAAGGTTTCTTGCTTGTTGCAGCGATCTCAGTCGCATTAAACGTCATTTTTAAAAAATTTCAGATACCAACCATCATCGGCTACATCGTAACAGGTACGCTTATATCAGAATTTTTCAACCTAAAAAGCAATGATGAAATTTCTCATATCGCGGAATTTGGTATCGCATTTTTGATGTTTACCATTGGGCTTGAGTTTAGCTTTAAACACTTAATGGGAATGAAAAAAGAGGTTTTTTTAAACGGTGGCTTACAGGTTTGTTTAAGTGGCTTTATAATGGGCGTTATGCTTTATTATGCCCTTCACTTAAAAGACGAAACGGCACTTATTGCAGGCCTTGCACTTGCACTCTCATCAACTGCGATCGTACTAAAGACGCTAAACGATAGTGGCGATGTGAGCAAAATTTACGGCAGAAAAGCACTTGGAATTTTACTATTTCAAGATATTGCCGTCATTCCTATTTTGCTTATGATAGATATGTTTAGCTCGCAAGATGCTTCAATAAATGAGCTTTTGCTAAAGACATTTACAAGTGCGATTATTCTTATCGTTGTGCTATTTTTACTTGGTAAATATGTCATCAACTGGATATTTTATAAAGTTATTCAAACAAATTCGCAAGAAGTTTTTATAGCTACGATTTTATTTATGGTCGTTGGCTCTAGCACTTTGGCTCACTTCTTTGGCTTCTCATACTCTTTGGGTGCATTTTTGGCCGGTATGATGATGGCTGAGACACAGTATAAGCACCAAATCGAAGTTGATCTCATACCTTTTAGAGATTTACTTCTTGGACTATTTTTTATAACTGTTGGTATGCAGATAAATTTTGCTGTCGTCATCTCAAATATCTGGCTTGTTCTTGGCCTAGTATTTAGTGTCATGGTGATAAAAGCAGTTGTTGTTTTTGCTATCTTAAGCATCTATTTAAAGCGAAGAGTTGCTGCAAAAACTGCACTTAGTGTTTGTCAAATAGGCGAATTTGCACTAGCTGTTTTTGGACTAATGACTACTAGAAATTTACTTGATATACAAACTGCTCAAATTTTTATCGCAGCTTCAGTTGTGTCGATGTTTGCCACGCCTTTTATACTTAAAAAACTAGACGCGATAGCAGACCTCATAGAACGTGAGATCGTTGTTGAACCAAATGAAACTCTAAAGCCGCAAAAAATAAAAAATCACATCGTAGTCTTTGGCTATGAAAGGCTTGGGCAAGAGGTCGTTTTAAGACTAAAAGAGACAAAGCTTTTATACCTTGTGCTTGATAATGATATTAGTCTAGTTGAGCTTGGTAGGAGCCGTGGGGAAAATGTATTTTTAGGTAACGTTCTTCAAAGTCACACACTTGAAAATGCCTGCCTAAGCGATGCAGCTGCTGTTATTATAACTGTTAATAATGAGCAAAGAGTGGAACTCATCGCGCAAAAGATAAAAGACTACGGCGTAAATACCCAAACTATAATAAAAATAAATGGCGAGGGCAATAAAGATATTTTTGGTGAGCTGGGTAAAAATTTTCACCTAATAAATGAAGAGCGCGTCATGGCAAAAACACTCGTACACGAGGCTCTTCAATGCAAAATCGATCATGATATAAGAGCGTAA